The genomic interval cacacctaacaccctaacaccctaacaccctaacaccctaacaccctaacaccctaacacctaacacctaacacctaacaccctaacatCGATTATAGCCTTAACTAAGTATAGCTAAGGCGTAGACTAGTATATACTTATACTCCTTAGCCCTAATATACTAATTTAAGAGTTTAATATAGAAATCTATATAGGCGACCTAGATTAGACTTATCTAGTATCTACTATTCGTAGGCTAGGCCTTAGTCTTAACCTCTATAGGATTAGGGCTCCCTTATATATCCTATGTATATCACTATAATACCTATTAGGCCTATTACTACTAGTGTATAAATCGATATAGGGGGCTCTACTACTTATAGTTAACCTAGGTATAACTAAAAAATATAAGGACCTACTACTATAGCTTAATATAGTACTTAATCTACTCTTTGTCTATATATGCCTATAAGGGCTAGTATAGGCTCTAGTCTCtctctatatatatatccTTAATCTAGATTAGATAACCTATCTACTTAGTAATCCGCTAGCTAATTCGTACTACTCTATCTATAGCTTCCTATATAGTATATATCGCCCCTTCCTAGCCCTATATATCTTTATTTAGTAACTTAATAGATTAATAAAGATTATATATTAAAAGACCTACCTATAGTTAGTCTATCTACTTATTAATTAAGGTATTTAGAACTAGGGTTCTAAGCGTTAGCTAGAACCCTAGTTCTAAGTAAAGGCGTATAATATACCTTATAAATATATAGCCTACTAGGTCTATTAGAGCTAGGGGTTCGTCTTATCGATAGAGCCTACCTAGATAGTATACTTATTACTCGCCTATGACTCTATATATATCTATTTAAGCTACTATAGGAGCTTATTAACTAGTTTAGCCTATAGTAGTAGCTACGTTAGCTTATAATTAGGGCCTAGCTTATAGACGTAGATATAATAGGATCTAAGCCTATAGTAAAAAAGCTATTAGTATATTACTTATTATATCGCCTAATCTCACGCTTCTTAACTAATTATTACTTTAGTAGGCTAGGGCTTTTAGCTATAGTTATATAGCAAAAACCTATACTTAGTACGCTAATACTTATAGATACTCTCTATCGTAtagtatatatatctatAAAATGTATATAAGATCCTATTATTATAGACTATAAGGCTTATAATTAGCCCCTAAATAGACTAGGGTAGATCTATAGGCTTATCGCTAATTTCTAGCTATATCTCTATAATCTATGAATATACCTATTATATAGTATAATAGGGAATCATATATATACCCTTTAGGTTAGTTAAATAGCGAATAATCTCTATACGCTATATAGTATACTTATAGCGCTAGTAAATAGCGACTCTAAACTAATAGTTAGCCTAGAAAAGCCTATAGGTATTAATAGACTCTACTATAGTATTATAGATCTAAtatagatatatatatatatatatatatatactagTAGAAGGATATTCTAGCGAATACTCTAAATAATATATATTAAAAACGAACTAGATAGCGTTATAAATCCTATAGTTTATTCCTAAAAGCCCCTAAACGCTACCCCTAAGTTTTTAGCTTAAACCTATAACTAGGATATATATGATTAATAGTTAGTAAAGTATTATATAACCTATTAGTCGTACCCTATTAAAAAATTAAGCTGATTTTAAATCCCTATAACTACCTTTTAATAGTAGAATTATTATCTAAAATTTCAGAATAAAATAGAAGTATTAATATATTATTTCTTTACTAAATTTAAGTATGGTAGGATAACAAAATGCCTACTAGGACGTAGGTAGAAAGTCTACTAGGGCGTGGGTCAGCGCTCCCATACTTAAGGAAACCCTAATCTACTAGACCTAGCCTTATCCTACTACCCCCTATTAGATAGGCCTTCTAATAAGGAAGGGGACTACTTAAGAAGTTAGGTAGTTAAAGAAGGAGAGTTAAAAATTAGAGGCTTAGGCCTTTTATACCCTCTAATACTTATATCGTTAGCTTATATCGTTAATAATATTATTACTACTTATACTTACCTTTAGAGGGGGCTAATATTATaggaccttcgtacgaagtcctattatagttatacttagctaaagctttATAAAGCTTTATACGTTAACCGCCTTTCCGTTCTactatgttttcccccttgtttattccttttctctttaacgaatccttcttataTATAGGatactctattaattaatacAATTTGGCTTATTCCCTAATAGAGAACTACTCCTAACAATATTATAGATGGCGCTTTAAAGGTTATGTGTAAGCGCTATAGTGCGGTTCTTAAGCATCTATCTAGTTTGGTATCTAAGGATAAGAGTAAGAGGCAGCGCTATAGCACATTAACGATAGCTAAGCATCTTAAGTCTATAGGCTATTAGAAAGCTTCGAAAGGGTCGAAGGGCGATATAACTAGGCTTCTGTAGAAAACGGTCAGTTTATATATTGATTCAAGATGCACGCCAACTTCGACAAGTCATAACTCAACAGCCATATAAGTTGATAAGATTTTGTTAAAATATTTAGAATCAGCTAATCTTATCATCATAATATACAACTACTTCCTTTGCTTCAAAGATGCTGATGTGTTTTGCATGAAGGAGCCAAAACGGCGGTCTGCGGGGGTTCCATTTTGGAATTTCCTATCGAGTTTTGCTTTTATACTTTCCTTGGGAGCGTCATTAAAGTATGAGGATAATATATGATTGAAGTAGTTAGGTTATTACATATGTAATGGTACTGCAGCGCCATCAAGAAAATCAACAGGACAAAAAAGACATAACGACATAGAAAGACGAACGGGGTGTATATTTGAGAATTCAAAAGGTCAAGGCAAGTCTCGTAAATGGGAAAGCGGAATGGTGTCCGAATCATGGACTGCACCGGTTTGATCAACCTCGAAATCATGTTGTATGTAGATGCGACTGCGGTCTTCGCTTAATTGGCTATGATCTTGGCTGTGCATTCCATTGGCGCTGCAAGATGTCATTTTCTTATCGGTTCCCCTAGAAAACTCGCGGTAACCTTGACCAGCACGACGCGAGccgctgccggtggtggtggagcgAATCTCGAACCCCATCTTGTTCAGGTAGATAGCTGCATGCCGCTTGACAATTCGCCAGACCGGTGAGGTCAGCGGGATGCAGGCGGCAATGATAGTGATGTTGGTTTCGATAATCGTCCACATGCTCAGCTGGCTCATCACATAGAGCGCTTCTTGCGGGATGTTTTTGCGGAGCATGAAGAGGTGAAAGAGACTGGTCTTGTAGATGGCCACCGATCCGGACACGATGCCCAGCCCCATCAAGATGGTAATTTCAATCTTCCGCGATGTGGGCAAATTCAGTTTCAAGATGACCGAGGCGGGATAGGCCGCATAGAGAAAGTCCAGCGCGGCCGACCATGCTGGTATCAAGTTAATTTCGTGTCGCTTTTTTAGAGACAAAAGCAAGCAGCGAGGAGACTTAGGGGACGACTTACAACCAACGACGTAGGAATAATCCATCTGGATGTTCGCACTCCAACAAGTAGGATGGTATCGTTCGGGGTCCCATTGGCCGGGGACGGGGTCACACTGCACAAACTCGATGATCACGGCGATGACCCCCATCACCAAGGCCACAATGGACGTCGACAGAATGAAGATCTTCATCGGTcggttggggttgaggatGCGATTGAGCAGGAGGGCAATGGAAATCTTTGGGATCATGAGGGCGATGATCGCAAGGGCGCTGGCGATGAGATCCAACTTGAGCGCAACGGGCAGATGCTCGGCCAAGGCTTCTACACTTTCGGAGGCTACGACACTGGCATGGACTGAACAAGTGTACACAATCGTAGCAGCCAGAGTCACCACCTAAAGCCAGAGAAGTTAGTTTGAAATCGAGACTTTTTCCAAGATGTCGGCAATGTTTCCCATCTTCGAGCGACAGACAAAGAAATAATGTGCATACCCATCCGATGGCCATCACTAAATCTTCCCATCCAATGTCAGACGTTAAGACCGTCCTTGAAAAAATACGCAAGTTAAAGATGACGCTCGAGATGGCCATGACTACCCATACCGCCGAGTATGTCGGGGCGGCGCCGTGGGTCAGCGTAGGGCCTGTGGTTCCCTCCATGGCTCAACCAAGGGAAGATAGGTAGGGATGAGAAAACTGTGGCGGAATGGAATTGGGTGATAGGAAGGCCCGGGTTGTTAAATCTAGGTACCCTGCCTCCAGAATTATCGATCAAAGACGGAGTTTGGAACTTGGAACTTGGGAAGGATTATCTGTCAAGGCCCCCCACACAACCATATGATCCTCACTGGCCCCCATTATAATGTTGCAAGATTGCCGGGTGGAAGGATTTCTTGCTCACAGGAAGATTGGCTGATGGACTTTCGGCCCCCATGAACGGTCTCCATGACGTCGATACCATCTTGGCGGAGCAGAAGATGTACTAAGAATCCTGCAGAcccagaaggagaagtcaAAGTTGCCGATGCCACTTAGCGCTGGCCGATGTAGCACGCTGGAGCTCCTTGGGATTCTAGTGAGGGGGGGTTGTTGATCTCAGTTCATTTCACTCAATTTTCGGAAATTGATTGTCAACCGCGCCCCTTCCCATCGTGGCAAATGCGATTGTATCGATCCACTTAGGATGTATATATACGGTCTTGGAGAAATCGCCCCCCTGGTGCTCGTGCTCCTTTTACTTTCCTTTCACTCTCATGTGAATTATTTCTCCTTGAATACACCCCCGCATTGGAGATTTTTTAATCTTATATTTTAGAATAAGAAAAGACTAAAAATGGCGAGTCAAAATGAAGCTGCCCAAAACGGAACGGTCTCTGTGGACGAGAGCATCGCCACCAAGCCGAGTGCGATCAATGATGTTCCTGCGATCTTGAACAAGATAGCTTCCCAAGGTAAAACATTAGCGGAAGATGACGGACCAAATCGTCGTCAGCTGATCGAGTCTGCTCGCTCGTTGATTCACGCCCTCGAAACTCCTCGAGAGGCGATGTGTCGATACCTCTGGTCTCAAGTAGAAcaccctctcctcgctctctcttAAGGTTGATGATTGACGATTTGCCATTCTAGACCACCGTTTATGCCGCCATTGAGACCGGTATCAACATTGGGCTGTTCAAGGCCCTGTGCGAGGGTGGTGAGCCCAAGACCGTCAAGACACTGGCCACCGCGACGGGTGCGGAACTGAATTTTCTCAGTCAGTACTCCACCGTCTTCTCCATCTGTCCAattgatatatatatctaagACTTC from Penicillium psychrofluorescens genome assembly, chromosome: 5 carries:
- a CDS encoding uncharacterized protein (ID:PFLUO_007279-T1.cds;~source:funannotate), which produces MEGTTGPTLTHGAAPTYSAVVTLAATIVYTCSVHASVVASESVEALAEHLPVALKLDLIASALAIIALMIPKISIALLLNRILNPNRPMKIFILSTSIVALVMGVIAVIIEFVQCDPVPGQWDPERYHPTCWSANIQMDYSYVVGSWSAALDFLYAAYPASVILKLNLPTSRKIEITILMGLGIVSGSVAIYKTSLFHLFMLRKNIPQEALYVMSQLSMWTIIETNITIIAACIPLTSPVWRIVKRHAAIYLNKMGFEIRSTTTGSGSRRAGQGYREFSRGTDKKMTSCSANGMHSQDHSQLSEDRSRIYIQHDFEVDQTGAVHDSDTIPLSHLRDLP